The nucleotide sequence GGTTGCTCTCAATTTCCTGGGGTCTATCAAATCCCTGTCGAGCAAGGCAATCAGGTCGAGGCCTCGCAGCTCGAACAGCTCCAAATCGGTATGACCCGCGCCCAGGTGCGTTTTTTATTGGGCACGCCGGCCTTCATTAACCGCCTCCAGAACGATCGTTGGATTTACCTACGCACGGTCAAGGTTGGCGAAAAAACCACCGAATCAAGCAAGCTGAGCATCCGTTTTGATGGCGATGTCGTCAGTGCCATCGAGACTGACCGCTAGGGTGAGCGCACACCCGATGCCGGTGATGCGGACCCTGTGGGGCCTGCTCGGGCGTCACAAAAAAGTGCTGGCGATTGCCGCCGCCGCCCTGCTCACCACCTCGGGCTTAACGCTGCTGCTGGGCCAAGGCATCCGCTGGATGGTCGACGAAGGCCTGGTCGCCGCTGACGTCGGTCAACTCAAACTGGCTCTGTCTGGGCTGATGACCCTGGCGGTGCTGATGGCCGTCGGCACCTACCTGCGCTTTTACGCCGTCTCGTGGCTGGGCGAACGCGTCAGCGCTGACCTTCGCCGCCAAGCCTTTGACAACCTGATCGGCCTGCATCCGCACTATTTCGAGCGCAACCTGTCCGGCGAAATTATGAGCCGCATCACCGCCGACACTACGGTGCTGCAAAGCCTGATCGGATCGTCCGTGTCGATGGCGCTGCGCAACAGTCTGATGATGACCGGCGGACTGGTCATGATGTTGGCGACCAGCCCGCGCCTGACCCTGATCATATTGATTACCGTGCCGGCGGTGCTGGCGCCAATTATGATCCTGGGCCGGCGCGTTCGTAGCCTGTCACGTCAAAGCCAAGATCGACTGGCAGACGTCGGCCAAAACGCAATCGAATCGATCCAGGAAATCAAAACGGTACAGGCATTCAACCAGGTCGCGCGCACCAAAGTTCGATTTGCCAACGAAGTCGAGTCGGCGTTTGACGTCGCCCGTCGGCGCATTGCCCAGCGCAGTTTCTTAATCGCCACGGTCATTATTTTGGTGTTCGGGGGCCTCAGCTTGATGCTCTGGGTCGGCGGCCAAGACGTCATCAGTGGCGTCTTGAGCGCCGGTGAAATGTCGGCCTTTGTGTTCTACGCCCTGCTGGTGGCGATGGGCGCCGGCACCCTGGCCGAGGTCATCAGTGAGGTGCAGCGCGCCGGCGGCGCGCTTGAGCGCTTAATTGAATTGATCAACCTGGACAGTTTGATCGACGACCCGGCCGGCCCCGCGCACTTCAGCGCCGCCGGGCAGCTGACATTTGACGGCGTGTCATTCGCCTACCCCTCCCGCCCCGACGAGCCGGTGCTAACCGACTTGAGTTTTCACGTGCAACCGGGACAAACGCTGGCGCTGGTCGGTCCCTCGGGCGCCGGCAAATCAACGGTATTTGAGCTGATTCAGCGCTTTCACGAGCCCAGCCACGGCCACATACAACTCGACGGCGTTGCCATCAACAGCCTGTCGCTGTCGCAACTGCGTGCTGCGATCGCCGTGGTGCCCCAGCAACCCTCGCTGTTCAGCGCCAGTATCGCCGACAACATTCGATTTGGCCGTCCCGATGCATCCGATCGCGAGGTCTACGATGCGGCCGAACAAGCCGGTGCGGATGCCTTCATTCGCGCCATTCCCGAGGGCTACGACGCCTTTGTGGGTGAGCGCGGCGTGCGCCTATCCGGCGGTCAGCGCCAGCGCATTGCGATCGCCCGTGCCTTGTTAACCCAGCCCAAGTTATTGCTGCTGGACGAGGCCACCAGCGCGTTGGACAGCAACAGCGAGCGCCACATTCAGCGAGCGCTGCGCCGCCTGAAAGGACAGATGAGTTGTTTGATCATTGCGCACCGGCTGTCGACCATCGAACACGCGGATCAGATTTTGGTCATCCAGCATGGCCGCGTCCAAGCCGCCGGCACCCACACCGCGCTATTGACCAGCAGCGAGCTTTACCGCCAGCTGCACGCCCAGTCAGCGGGCTGAGGTTACTGGCGACCGCCTTTGAACACGACGGTGCGCTGGCCGTCCAAAAAGACCCGGTGTTCAATGTGGTATTTAACCGCACGACTTAGGGCCTTGGATTCATTATCCCGGCCGACACGCGTCAGATTTTGTGGCGTGTAGTTGTGATCCACGCGCTCGACCACCTGTTCAATGATCGGGCCCTCATCCAGATCCCGGGTCACGTAGTGCGCGGTCGCACCAATTTGTTTGACGCCACGTTCGTAGGCTTGGTAATACGGACGCGCGCCTTTAAAGCCAGGCAGAAAACTGTGATGGATGTTGATGCAACGCCCGCTTAATTCCTGGGTCAGCTCGTCCGATAGAATTTGCATATAGCGCGCCAGCACCACCAAATCAGCCTGGGTTTCATCCACCAACTCAATCAATCGACGTTCTTGGTGGCTCTTGTTATCGCCATCGATCGGGAGGTGCACGAAACGAATGCCGTCACGTTCCACCATCGGGCGCAAGTCTTTGTGGTTCGAGACCACCGCCACGATGTCCATGTGCAGGTCTTGGTTATTGACCCGGTAAAGCAGGTCGGCCAAGCAGTGGTCGGTTTTTGACACCATCACCAACACGCGGGCGCGCTTGGACGGATCGTGAATGGCGTAATCCATCGCGTGGCGTTGCGCGACCGTACTAAAGCCGTCACGCAGCGCCACAATGGAATCAACGCTTTCGTCCGGCCGGAAC is from Litorivicinus lipolyticus and encodes:
- a CDS encoding outer membrane protein assembly factor BamE, whose protein sequence is MPKIFAALAATLILSGCSQFPGVYQIPVEQGNQVEASQLEQLQIGMTRAQVRFLLGTPAFINRLQNDRWIYLRTVKVGEKTTESSKLSIRFDGDVVSAIETDR
- a CDS encoding ABC transporter transmembrane domain-containing protein translates to MSAHPMPVMRTLWGLLGRHKKVLAIAAAALLTTSGLTLLLGQGIRWMVDEGLVAADVGQLKLALSGLMTLAVLMAVGTYLRFYAVSWLGERVSADLRRQAFDNLIGLHPHYFERNLSGEIMSRITADTTVLQSLIGSSVSMALRNSLMMTGGLVMMLATSPRLTLIILITVPAVLAPIMILGRRVRSLSRQSQDRLADVGQNAIESIQEIKTVQAFNQVARTKVRFANEVESAFDVARRRIAQRSFLIATVIILVFGGLSLMLWVGGQDVISGVLSAGEMSAFVFYALLVAMGAGTLAEVISEVQRAGGALERLIELINLDSLIDDPAGPAHFSAAGQLTFDGVSFAYPSRPDEPVLTDLSFHVQPGQTLALVGPSGAGKSTVFELIQRFHEPSHGHIQLDGVAINSLSLSQLRAAIAVVPQQPSLFSASIADNIRFGRPDASDREVYDAAEQAGADAFIRAIPEGYDAFVGERGVRLSGGQRQRIAIARALLTQPKLLLLDEATSALDSNSERHIQRALRRLKGQMSCLIIAHRLSTIEHADQILVIQHGRVQAAGTHTALLTSSELYRQLHAQSAG
- the purU gene encoding formyltetrahydrofolate deformylase; the protein is MSPNQTHADNDEYILTAACPCGKGIVADVTGFLAEQGAFIASLEQYDNESTGNFFMRAVFRPDESVDSIVALRDGFSTVAQRHAMDYAIHDPSKRARVLVMVSKTDHCLADLLYRVNNQDLHMDIVAVVSNHKDLRPMVERDGIRFVHLPIDGDNKSHQERRLIELVDETQADLVVLARYMQILSDELTQELSGRCINIHHSFLPGFKGARPYYQAYERGVKQIGATAHYVTRDLDEGPIIEQVVERVDHNYTPQNLTRVGRDNESKALSRAVKYHIEHRVFLDGQRTVVFKGGRQ